Proteins encoded by one window of Puntigrus tetrazona isolate hp1 chromosome 17, ASM1883169v1, whole genome shotgun sequence:
- the syncripl gene encoding synaptotagmin binding, cytoplasmic RNA interacting protein, like isoform X3: MATEHINGNGTDEPVESSAAVTHSEHFQTLLDAGLPRQVAVKLDEIYIAGLVSHSDLDDRAIGALKEFNEEGALQVLLQFKDSDLSHVQNKSAFLCGVMKTYRQREKQGTKVSDSTKGPDEAKIKALLERTGYTLDVTTGQRKYGGPPPGSTHAGVQPSVGTEIFVGKIPRDLFEDELVPLFEKAGPIWDLRLMMDPLSGLNRGYAFITFCTKEAAQQAVKLCNNNEIRPGKHIGVCISVANNRLFVGSIPKSKTKEQIVEEFAKVTEGLNDVILYHQPDDKKKNRGFCFLEYEDHKTAAQARRRLMSGKVKVWGNVVTVEWADPIEDPDPEVMAKVKVLFVRNLASTVTEELLEKTFCQFGKLERVKKLKDYAFIHFEERDSAVKALAEMHGKDLEGEQIEIVFAKPPDQKRKERKAQRQAAKTQMYDEYYYYGPPHMHPPTRARGRGARGGYSYPHDYYSYEDYYDYYGYDYHNYRGGYDDPYYGYDDFQAHVRGRGSRGARGPTLSRGRGSTGSRGRAGFSQRVGPGASRGGRGSRGGVQQRCRVVRDVWVEHSWSVGRRF; the protein is encoded by the exons ATGGCCACGGAGCATATAAATGGAAATGGTACGGATGAACCGGTGGAGTCTTCAGCGGCAGTTACCCATTCAGAGCACTTCCAGACGCTACTAGACGCCGGCTTACCTAGACAAGTTGCAGTCAAACTAGATGAGATTTACATAGCAG gaCTCGTGTCTCACAGCGATCTGGACGATCGAGCGATCGGAGCGCTGAAAGAGTTCAACGAGGAGGGAGCGCTGCAGGTCCTCCTGCAGTTCAAAGACAGCGACCTGTCGCATGTTCAG AATAAAAGTGCCTTCCTCTGTGGAGTGATGAAGACGTACAGGCAGAGGGAGAAGCAGGGGACCAAAGTGTCAGACTCCACTAAAGGACCAGATGAGGCCAAAATCAAA GCTTTGCTCGAGAGGACTGGCTATACGCTTGATGTGACGACGGGCCAGCGCAAGTATGGCGGCCCTCCTCCAGGGTCGACCCACGCTGGAGTTCAGCCCAGCGTCGGCACGGAG atttttgtgGGAAAGATCCCGAGAGATCTCTTTGAGGATGAGCTAGTCCCTCTGTTTGAGAAAGCCGGACCCATCTGGGATCTGCGTCTGATGATGGACCCGCTCAGCGGACTGAACCGAGGATACGCCTTCATCACCTTCTGCACTAAAGAGGCCGCTCAGCAAGCTGTCAAACTC TGTAACAACAATGAAATTCGTCCCGGGAAGCACATCGGTGTGTGCATCTCTGTCGCCAACAATCGTCTGTTTGTGGGGTCCATCCCCAAGAGCAAAACTAAGGAGCAGATCGTGGAGGAGTTTGCCAAAGTTACCG AGGGCTTAAACGACGTCATCTTGTATCATCAGCCTGATGACAAGAAGAAGAATCGCGGCTTCTGCTTCTTAGAGTACGAGGATCATAAAACGGCAGCCCAGGCACGGCGTAGACTAATGAGCGGCAAGGTGAAGGTTTGGGGGAATGTGGTGACTGTAGAGTGGGCCGATCCCATAGAAGACCCCGACCCCGAAGTCATGGCTAAG GTAAAAGTCCTCTTTGTAAGAAACCTGGCCAGTACCGTAACGGAAGAGCTTCTGGAGAAGACGTTCTGTCAGTTTGGCAAACTGGAAAGGGTTAAAAAGCTTAAAGACTACGCCTTCATCCACTTTGAAGAGCGAGATAGTGCTGTTAAG gcTCTAGCTGAAATGCACGGGAAGGATTTGGAAGGGGAACAAATTGAAATCGTCTTTGCAAAGCCGCCTGATCAGAAGAGGAAAGAGCGAAAGGCCCAGAGACAAGCTGCTAAAACTCAAAT GTATGACGAGTATTATTACTACGGGCCGCCGCATATGCATCCCCCGACGAGAGCAAGAGGACGAGGCGCCCGAGGAGGTTATTCGTATCCCCACGACTATTACAGCTATGAAGATTATTACGATTACTACGGCTATGACTATCACAACTACAGAGGCGGTTACGACGACCCCTACTACGGCTACGATGACTTTCAAGCTCACGTCAGAGGAAGGGGCAGCAGAGGAGCCCGGGGCCCCACACTGTCCAGGGGCCGCGGCTCCACCGGCAGCAGGGGCCGGGCCGGTTTCTCTCAGCGTGTGGGTCCGGGGGCCAGCCGAGGCGGTCGGGGGTCCAGAGGAGGCGTCCAGCAGAGATGTCGAGTGGTACGTGATGTGTGGGTGGAGCACTCCTGGAGTGTTGGCAGGAGGTTTTGA
- the syncripl gene encoding synaptotagmin binding, cytoplasmic RNA interacting protein, like isoform X1, whose product MATEHINGNGTDEPVESSAAVTHSEHFQTLLDAGLPRQVAVKLDEIYIAGLVSHSDLDDRAIGALKEFNEEGALQVLLQFKDSDLSHVQNKSAFLCGVMKTYRQREKQGTKVSDSTKGPDEAKIKALLERTGYTLDVTTGQRKYGGPPPGSTHAGVQPSVGTEIFVGKIPRDLFEDELVPLFEKAGPIWDLRLMMDPLSGLNRGYAFITFCTKEAAQQAVKLCNNNEIRPGKHIGVCISVANNRLFVGSIPKSKTKEQIVEEFAKVTEGLNDVILYHQPDDKKKNRGFCFLEYEDHKTAAQARRRLMSGKVKVWGNVVTVEWADPIEDPDPEVMAKVKVLFVRNLASTVTEELLEKTFCQFGKLERVKKLKDYAFIHFEERDSAVKALAEMHGKDLEGEQIEIVFAKPPDQKRKERKAQRQAAKTQMYDEYYYYGPPHMHPPTRARGRGARGGYSYPHDYYSYEDYYDYYGYDYHNYRGGYDDPYYGYDDFQAHVRGRGSRGARGPTLSRGRGSTGSRGRAGFSQRVGPGASRGGRGSRGGVQQRCRVAPCGRNGPKVCTFCSFIPGNSRHLCTLIL is encoded by the exons ATGGCCACGGAGCATATAAATGGAAATGGTACGGATGAACCGGTGGAGTCTTCAGCGGCAGTTACCCATTCAGAGCACTTCCAGACGCTACTAGACGCCGGCTTACCTAGACAAGTTGCAGTCAAACTAGATGAGATTTACATAGCAG gaCTCGTGTCTCACAGCGATCTGGACGATCGAGCGATCGGAGCGCTGAAAGAGTTCAACGAGGAGGGAGCGCTGCAGGTCCTCCTGCAGTTCAAAGACAGCGACCTGTCGCATGTTCAG AATAAAAGTGCCTTCCTCTGTGGAGTGATGAAGACGTACAGGCAGAGGGAGAAGCAGGGGACCAAAGTGTCAGACTCCACTAAAGGACCAGATGAGGCCAAAATCAAA GCTTTGCTCGAGAGGACTGGCTATACGCTTGATGTGACGACGGGCCAGCGCAAGTATGGCGGCCCTCCTCCAGGGTCGACCCACGCTGGAGTTCAGCCCAGCGTCGGCACGGAG atttttgtgGGAAAGATCCCGAGAGATCTCTTTGAGGATGAGCTAGTCCCTCTGTTTGAGAAAGCCGGACCCATCTGGGATCTGCGTCTGATGATGGACCCGCTCAGCGGACTGAACCGAGGATACGCCTTCATCACCTTCTGCACTAAAGAGGCCGCTCAGCAAGCTGTCAAACTC TGTAACAACAATGAAATTCGTCCCGGGAAGCACATCGGTGTGTGCATCTCTGTCGCCAACAATCGTCTGTTTGTGGGGTCCATCCCCAAGAGCAAAACTAAGGAGCAGATCGTGGAGGAGTTTGCCAAAGTTACCG AGGGCTTAAACGACGTCATCTTGTATCATCAGCCTGATGACAAGAAGAAGAATCGCGGCTTCTGCTTCTTAGAGTACGAGGATCATAAAACGGCAGCCCAGGCACGGCGTAGACTAATGAGCGGCAAGGTGAAGGTTTGGGGGAATGTGGTGACTGTAGAGTGGGCCGATCCCATAGAAGACCCCGACCCCGAAGTCATGGCTAAG GTAAAAGTCCTCTTTGTAAGAAACCTGGCCAGTACCGTAACGGAAGAGCTTCTGGAGAAGACGTTCTGTCAGTTTGGCAAACTGGAAAGGGTTAAAAAGCTTAAAGACTACGCCTTCATCCACTTTGAAGAGCGAGATAGTGCTGTTAAG gcTCTAGCTGAAATGCACGGGAAGGATTTGGAAGGGGAACAAATTGAAATCGTCTTTGCAAAGCCGCCTGATCAGAAGAGGAAAGAGCGAAAGGCCCAGAGACAAGCTGCTAAAACTCAAAT GTATGACGAGTATTATTACTACGGGCCGCCGCATATGCATCCCCCGACGAGAGCAAGAGGACGAGGCGCCCGAGGAGGTTATTCGTATCCCCACGACTATTACAGCTATGAAGATTATTACGATTACTACGGCTATGACTATCACAACTACAGAGGCGGTTACGACGACCCCTACTACGGCTACGATGACTTTCAAGCTCACGTCAGAGGAAGGGGCAGCAGAGGAGCCCGGGGCCCCACACTGTCCAGGGGCCGCGGCTCCACCGGCAGCAGGGGCCGGGCCGGTTTCTCTCAGCGTGTGGGTCCGGGGGCCAGCCGAGGCGGTCGGGGGTCCAGAGGAGGCGTCCAGCAGAGATGTCGAGTG GCACCTTGTGGACGAAACGGACCAAAGGTTTGCACTTTCTGCTCTTTCATTCCTGGAAATTCACGGCACTTATGTACActgattttataa
- the syncripl gene encoding synaptotagmin binding, cytoplasmic RNA interacting protein, like isoform X4 translates to MATEHINGNGTDEPVESSAAVTHSEHFQTLLDAGLPRQVAVKLDEIYIAGLVSHSDLDDRAIGALKEFNEEGALQVLLQFKDSDLSHVQNKSAFLCGVMKTYRQREKQGTKVSDSTKGPDEAKIKALLERTGYTLDVTTGQRKYGGPPPGSTHAGVQPSVGTEIFVGKIPRDLFEDELVPLFEKAGPIWDLRLMMDPLSGLNRGYAFITFCTKEAAQQAVKLCNNNEIRPGKHIGVCISVANNRLFVGSIPKSKTKEQIVEEFAKVTEGLNDVILYHQPDDKKKNRGFCFLEYEDHKTAAQARRRLMSGKVKVWGNVVTVEWADPIEDPDPEVMAKVKVLFVRNLASTVTEELLEKTFCQFGKLERVKKLKDYAFIHFEERDSAVKALAEMHGKDLEGEQIEIVFAKPPDQKRKERKAQRQAAKTQMYDEYYYYGPPHMHPPTRARGRGARGGYSYPHDYYSYEDYYDYYGYDYHNYRGGYDDPYYGYDDFQAHVRGRGSRGARGPTLSRGRGSTGSRGRAGFSQRVGPGASRGGRGSRGGVQQRCRVGKGVEAGPDQVV, encoded by the exons ATGGCCACGGAGCATATAAATGGAAATGGTACGGATGAACCGGTGGAGTCTTCAGCGGCAGTTACCCATTCAGAGCACTTCCAGACGCTACTAGACGCCGGCTTACCTAGACAAGTTGCAGTCAAACTAGATGAGATTTACATAGCAG gaCTCGTGTCTCACAGCGATCTGGACGATCGAGCGATCGGAGCGCTGAAAGAGTTCAACGAGGAGGGAGCGCTGCAGGTCCTCCTGCAGTTCAAAGACAGCGACCTGTCGCATGTTCAG AATAAAAGTGCCTTCCTCTGTGGAGTGATGAAGACGTACAGGCAGAGGGAGAAGCAGGGGACCAAAGTGTCAGACTCCACTAAAGGACCAGATGAGGCCAAAATCAAA GCTTTGCTCGAGAGGACTGGCTATACGCTTGATGTGACGACGGGCCAGCGCAAGTATGGCGGCCCTCCTCCAGGGTCGACCCACGCTGGAGTTCAGCCCAGCGTCGGCACGGAG atttttgtgGGAAAGATCCCGAGAGATCTCTTTGAGGATGAGCTAGTCCCTCTGTTTGAGAAAGCCGGACCCATCTGGGATCTGCGTCTGATGATGGACCCGCTCAGCGGACTGAACCGAGGATACGCCTTCATCACCTTCTGCACTAAAGAGGCCGCTCAGCAAGCTGTCAAACTC TGTAACAACAATGAAATTCGTCCCGGGAAGCACATCGGTGTGTGCATCTCTGTCGCCAACAATCGTCTGTTTGTGGGGTCCATCCCCAAGAGCAAAACTAAGGAGCAGATCGTGGAGGAGTTTGCCAAAGTTACCG AGGGCTTAAACGACGTCATCTTGTATCATCAGCCTGATGACAAGAAGAAGAATCGCGGCTTCTGCTTCTTAGAGTACGAGGATCATAAAACGGCAGCCCAGGCACGGCGTAGACTAATGAGCGGCAAGGTGAAGGTTTGGGGGAATGTGGTGACTGTAGAGTGGGCCGATCCCATAGAAGACCCCGACCCCGAAGTCATGGCTAAG GTAAAAGTCCTCTTTGTAAGAAACCTGGCCAGTACCGTAACGGAAGAGCTTCTGGAGAAGACGTTCTGTCAGTTTGGCAAACTGGAAAGGGTTAAAAAGCTTAAAGACTACGCCTTCATCCACTTTGAAGAGCGAGATAGTGCTGTTAAG gcTCTAGCTGAAATGCACGGGAAGGATTTGGAAGGGGAACAAATTGAAATCGTCTTTGCAAAGCCGCCTGATCAGAAGAGGAAAGAGCGAAAGGCCCAGAGACAAGCTGCTAAAACTCAAAT GTATGACGAGTATTATTACTACGGGCCGCCGCATATGCATCCCCCGACGAGAGCAAGAGGACGAGGCGCCCGAGGAGGTTATTCGTATCCCCACGACTATTACAGCTATGAAGATTATTACGATTACTACGGCTATGACTATCACAACTACAGAGGCGGTTACGACGACCCCTACTACGGCTACGATGACTTTCAAGCTCACGTCAGAGGAAGGGGCAGCAGAGGAGCCCGGGGCCCCACACTGTCCAGGGGCCGCGGCTCCACCGGCAGCAGGGGCCGGGCCGGTTTCTCTCAGCGTGTGGGTCCGGGGGCCAGCCGAGGCGGTCGGGGGTCCAGAGGAGGCGTCCAGCAGAGATGTCGAGTG GGAAAGGGGGTCGAGGCTGGTCCTGACCAGGTAGTATGA
- the syncripl gene encoding synaptotagmin binding, cytoplasmic RNA interacting protein, like isoform X2 yields MATEHINGNGTDEPVESSAAVTHSEHFQTLLDAGLPRQVAVKLDEIYIAGLVSHSDLDDRAIGALKEFNEEGALQVLLQFKDSDLSHVQNKSAFLCGVMKTYRQREKQGTKVSDSTKGPDEAKIKALLERTGYTLDVTTGQRKYGGPPPGSTHAGVQPSVGTEIFVGKIPRDLFEDELVPLFEKAGPIWDLRLMMDPLSGLNRGYAFITFCTKEAAQQAVKLCNNNEIRPGKHIGVCISVANNRLFVGSIPKSKTKEQIVEEFAKVTEGLNDVILYHQPDDKKKNRGFCFLEYEDHKTAAQARRRLMSGKVKVWGNVVTVEWADPIEDPDPEVMAKVKVLFVRNLASTVTEELLEKTFCQFGKLERVKKLKDYAFIHFEERDSAVKALAEMHGKDLEGEQIEIVFAKPPDQKRKERKAQRQAAKTQMYDEYYYYGPPHMHPPTRARGRGARGGYSYPHDYYSYEDYYDYYGYDYHNYRGGYDDPYYGYDDFQAHVRGRGSRGARGPTLSRGRGSTGSRGRAGFSQRVGPGASRGGRGSRGGVQQRCRVAPCGRNGPKGKGVEAGPDQVV; encoded by the exons ATGGCCACGGAGCATATAAATGGAAATGGTACGGATGAACCGGTGGAGTCTTCAGCGGCAGTTACCCATTCAGAGCACTTCCAGACGCTACTAGACGCCGGCTTACCTAGACAAGTTGCAGTCAAACTAGATGAGATTTACATAGCAG gaCTCGTGTCTCACAGCGATCTGGACGATCGAGCGATCGGAGCGCTGAAAGAGTTCAACGAGGAGGGAGCGCTGCAGGTCCTCCTGCAGTTCAAAGACAGCGACCTGTCGCATGTTCAG AATAAAAGTGCCTTCCTCTGTGGAGTGATGAAGACGTACAGGCAGAGGGAGAAGCAGGGGACCAAAGTGTCAGACTCCACTAAAGGACCAGATGAGGCCAAAATCAAA GCTTTGCTCGAGAGGACTGGCTATACGCTTGATGTGACGACGGGCCAGCGCAAGTATGGCGGCCCTCCTCCAGGGTCGACCCACGCTGGAGTTCAGCCCAGCGTCGGCACGGAG atttttgtgGGAAAGATCCCGAGAGATCTCTTTGAGGATGAGCTAGTCCCTCTGTTTGAGAAAGCCGGACCCATCTGGGATCTGCGTCTGATGATGGACCCGCTCAGCGGACTGAACCGAGGATACGCCTTCATCACCTTCTGCACTAAAGAGGCCGCTCAGCAAGCTGTCAAACTC TGTAACAACAATGAAATTCGTCCCGGGAAGCACATCGGTGTGTGCATCTCTGTCGCCAACAATCGTCTGTTTGTGGGGTCCATCCCCAAGAGCAAAACTAAGGAGCAGATCGTGGAGGAGTTTGCCAAAGTTACCG AGGGCTTAAACGACGTCATCTTGTATCATCAGCCTGATGACAAGAAGAAGAATCGCGGCTTCTGCTTCTTAGAGTACGAGGATCATAAAACGGCAGCCCAGGCACGGCGTAGACTAATGAGCGGCAAGGTGAAGGTTTGGGGGAATGTGGTGACTGTAGAGTGGGCCGATCCCATAGAAGACCCCGACCCCGAAGTCATGGCTAAG GTAAAAGTCCTCTTTGTAAGAAACCTGGCCAGTACCGTAACGGAAGAGCTTCTGGAGAAGACGTTCTGTCAGTTTGGCAAACTGGAAAGGGTTAAAAAGCTTAAAGACTACGCCTTCATCCACTTTGAAGAGCGAGATAGTGCTGTTAAG gcTCTAGCTGAAATGCACGGGAAGGATTTGGAAGGGGAACAAATTGAAATCGTCTTTGCAAAGCCGCCTGATCAGAAGAGGAAAGAGCGAAAGGCCCAGAGACAAGCTGCTAAAACTCAAAT GTATGACGAGTATTATTACTACGGGCCGCCGCATATGCATCCCCCGACGAGAGCAAGAGGACGAGGCGCCCGAGGAGGTTATTCGTATCCCCACGACTATTACAGCTATGAAGATTATTACGATTACTACGGCTATGACTATCACAACTACAGAGGCGGTTACGACGACCCCTACTACGGCTACGATGACTTTCAAGCTCACGTCAGAGGAAGGGGCAGCAGAGGAGCCCGGGGCCCCACACTGTCCAGGGGCCGCGGCTCCACCGGCAGCAGGGGCCGGGCCGGTTTCTCTCAGCGTGTGGGTCCGGGGGCCAGCCGAGGCGGTCGGGGGTCCAGAGGAGGCGTCCAGCAGAGATGTCGAGTG GCACCTTGTGGACGAAACGGACCAAAG GGAAAGGGGGTCGAGGCTGGTCCTGACCAGGTAGTATGA
- the syncripl gene encoding synaptotagmin binding, cytoplasmic RNA interacting protein, like isoform X5 produces MKTYRQREKQGTKVSDSTKGPDEAKIKALLERTGYTLDVTTGQRKYGGPPPGSTHAGVQPSVGTEIFVGKIPRDLFEDELVPLFEKAGPIWDLRLMMDPLSGLNRGYAFITFCTKEAAQQAVKLCNNNEIRPGKHIGVCISVANNRLFVGSIPKSKTKEQIVEEFAKVTEGLNDVILYHQPDDKKKNRGFCFLEYEDHKTAAQARRRLMSGKVKVWGNVVTVEWADPIEDPDPEVMAKVKVLFVRNLASTVTEELLEKTFCQFGKLERVKKLKDYAFIHFEERDSAVKALAEMHGKDLEGEQIEIVFAKPPDQKRKERKAQRQAAKTQMYDEYYYYGPPHMHPPTRARGRGARGGYSYPHDYYSYEDYYDYYGYDYHNYRGGYDDPYYGYDDFQAHVRGRGSRGARGPTLSRGRGSTGSRGRAGFSQRVGPGASRGGRGSRGGVQQRCRVAPCGRNGPKVCTFCSFIPGNSRHLCTLIL; encoded by the exons ATGAAGACGTACAGGCAGAGGGAGAAGCAGGGGACCAAAGTGTCAGACTCCACTAAAGGACCAGATGAGGCCAAAATCAAA GCTTTGCTCGAGAGGACTGGCTATACGCTTGATGTGACGACGGGCCAGCGCAAGTATGGCGGCCCTCCTCCAGGGTCGACCCACGCTGGAGTTCAGCCCAGCGTCGGCACGGAG atttttgtgGGAAAGATCCCGAGAGATCTCTTTGAGGATGAGCTAGTCCCTCTGTTTGAGAAAGCCGGACCCATCTGGGATCTGCGTCTGATGATGGACCCGCTCAGCGGACTGAACCGAGGATACGCCTTCATCACCTTCTGCACTAAAGAGGCCGCTCAGCAAGCTGTCAAACTC TGTAACAACAATGAAATTCGTCCCGGGAAGCACATCGGTGTGTGCATCTCTGTCGCCAACAATCGTCTGTTTGTGGGGTCCATCCCCAAGAGCAAAACTAAGGAGCAGATCGTGGAGGAGTTTGCCAAAGTTACCG AGGGCTTAAACGACGTCATCTTGTATCATCAGCCTGATGACAAGAAGAAGAATCGCGGCTTCTGCTTCTTAGAGTACGAGGATCATAAAACGGCAGCCCAGGCACGGCGTAGACTAATGAGCGGCAAGGTGAAGGTTTGGGGGAATGTGGTGACTGTAGAGTGGGCCGATCCCATAGAAGACCCCGACCCCGAAGTCATGGCTAAG GTAAAAGTCCTCTTTGTAAGAAACCTGGCCAGTACCGTAACGGAAGAGCTTCTGGAGAAGACGTTCTGTCAGTTTGGCAAACTGGAAAGGGTTAAAAAGCTTAAAGACTACGCCTTCATCCACTTTGAAGAGCGAGATAGTGCTGTTAAG gcTCTAGCTGAAATGCACGGGAAGGATTTGGAAGGGGAACAAATTGAAATCGTCTTTGCAAAGCCGCCTGATCAGAAGAGGAAAGAGCGAAAGGCCCAGAGACAAGCTGCTAAAACTCAAAT GTATGACGAGTATTATTACTACGGGCCGCCGCATATGCATCCCCCGACGAGAGCAAGAGGACGAGGCGCCCGAGGAGGTTATTCGTATCCCCACGACTATTACAGCTATGAAGATTATTACGATTACTACGGCTATGACTATCACAACTACAGAGGCGGTTACGACGACCCCTACTACGGCTACGATGACTTTCAAGCTCACGTCAGAGGAAGGGGCAGCAGAGGAGCCCGGGGCCCCACACTGTCCAGGGGCCGCGGCTCCACCGGCAGCAGGGGCCGGGCCGGTTTCTCTCAGCGTGTGGGTCCGGGGGCCAGCCGAGGCGGTCGGGGGTCCAGAGGAGGCGTCCAGCAGAGATGTCGAGTG GCACCTTGTGGACGAAACGGACCAAAGGTTTGCACTTTCTGCTCTTTCATTCCTGGAAATTCACGGCACTTATGTACActgattttataa